In Nocardioides nitrophenolicus, the genomic window ACTGGCCGCCCGGCGAGCCCGCCTGGCCGCCCGATCCCCCCGATCCCCCCGCTCCCTCGCCCCGACCCACCGGAGGAAATGTGCACCACACCCCTGCCGTCTCGCTCGCCGTCCCGCGCCGCTGGGTCACCTTCGACGAACCCGCGCCGGGTGTCGCCCTGGTCGCCCGAGCGCCGCGTGCCGCCCCGTCGGGCTTCACGCCCGAGCTGGCGCTGCACACCGGCCCGGTCGACGCCTCGTCCCTGTCCGACTGGCGCACCGGCGCGATGTCGACGCTCGCCGCCCAGCTCGACGCCCTCGAGGTCGAGGACACCGACCTGGTCGACCTCGGTGCCGAGCCGGCCGCCTACACCCGGTTCTCCCACCGACTCGGTGGGCTGGACCTGATGTGCGAGCAGTGGGCCTGGCTGCACGACGGCGTCGGCGTGACCCTCACCGGCACCGTCGCCCGCGCCGACTACGCCGCCTACGCCGACCTGTTCGAGGACGTCGCGGCGACCGTCGAGCTCAGCGTGCCCGCACCCGGATCCGCGCACCCCGCCGAGGCACGCTGGTGATGTTGCGGACCTTGGGCACGTCCGTGCCGACCGCGGTGACGTCGTACCTGCGGAACACCTCGCGCAGCACCTCCACGCCCTCCATCAGCGAGAACCCGGCGCCGATGCAGCGCCGGACCCCGCCGCCGAACGGGATCCACACGTTCAGCGGCGGCGCGTCCTCGCCGAGGAAGCGCTCGGGCCGGAACACCCCGGGGTCCGCGAAGTTCGACTCCTGCTGGTGGCTCATGATGATCGACGGGCCGACCGTCGTGCCGGCCGGGAGGTCCCAGCCGCCGACGGTGGCCGGCGCCATCAGGGTGCGCACCACCATCGGGATGATCGGGTGCAGCCGCATCGCCTCCTTGAGCACGGCCTCCAGCCACGCGTCGTCGCCCTCGTCGACCGCGCGCAGCGTGCGGGCGCGCAGGTCGGGACTGCGGCCCACCTCGACCAGGGCCCACGACAGCGCCGACGCGGTGGTCTCGTGACCGGCCAGCAGCAACGTCACCAGCTGGTCGCGCAGCTCGGTGTCGTCGAGACCGCTGCCGGGCTCGTCGGCCGCGGCGCTCGCGGCGCTCGCGGCGAGCAGCCGGGAGAGCACGTCGGAGCGGTCGCCGAGGTCGTCGGCCGCGCGGCGCTCGCGGATCTCGGCGTACATCAGCCGGTCGAGCTCGACCTGGTTGTCGACCGTACGCCGCCACGGGCCGAGCCGCTGCAGCCGTGGGTACGCCCAGCCGAGCAGGATCGCCGGGTGGATCTCGACGGTCCGGTTGACCGCGGGCCGCAGCCGCGCCAGCCGGTCCTCGTCGGTGACGCCGAAGACGACGCGGAGGATCACCTCGAGGGTCAGCGAGTTCATCCGCTCCAGGGCCCGGAAGGGCTCACCCTCGTGCCAGGTGGCGACCTCGGCGCTCGCGACCTCGGCCACCAGGCCGCGGTAGCCGCGCAGCGCGTGCCCGAGGAAGGCGGGCATCAGCAGCTTGCGGGCACGGTGGTGCTCGGTCGAGTCCTGCAGCAGCAGGGAGTGCTCGCCCATGATCGGGCCGAGGATCGCGTTGCCCTTGCCGGCGTGGAAGACCTCGGGGTCGGCGGCGAAGATCTCCTTGGTGACCTCCGGGCGGGTGAACAGCACGAGCGGCCGGTTCCCCGGGATCAGGTTGACGGTGTAGGCGTCGCCGTACCTGCGGTGCAGCCAGGGGTGGAACTGGTGCCGGAACCTCATCAGCGCCACGGTCTGCAGCAGCGCCGGCCACCGCGGCCCGGGCGGCAGCTGCTCCGCCGGGACCGGCGGCAGGTCGCGCCCGCCGACCACGCTGCTCCTCCGGAACCGGCGCATGGTCAGCTCGCGGGTGTCCGCCTGCATCGTCATGGAGCCGACGCTACGACGCGGGCCGGGCGCGGGCACCCTCCCACGGTAGGAGATCGGCCGAGGCGGGATGGGCCCGGACGCTCAGCGCAGCAGGCCGTCGCGGCGGGCGATCGCGGCCGCCTCGGTGCGCCCGGCCGCGCCGAGCTTGCCGAGGATGTTGGAGACGTGGACGCTCACCGTCTTGGTGCTGATGAACAGCTGCTTGCCGATCTCGCCGTTGGAGCGGCCCTCCGCGACCAGGGCGAGGATCTCCAGCTCACGGGCGGTGAGGGCGGCGCCACCGGAGTGGCCGGCAGGCGCCGTGGCGCGGGTCGTTCCGGGCTCGGCCGCGAGGTCGGCCACGAGGACCGGCGCGCGGAGCCGGTCGGCGAGGGCGCGGGCCTGGTCGGCCTCGTCGCGGGCGCGGGCGGTGTCGCCGGCCAGCCGCAGGATCTGGGCGTACGCCGCGCGCACGCGCAGCAGCTCGGGCAGGTTCCCGACCTTGACCGCGGAGTCGAGCGCGGCCTCCCAGGCGCCGAGCAGCTCGTCGCGGCGCGCGTCGTCGCCGCCGGCCAGCCAGTGCACCCGGTGATGCTCGGCGATCAGCCGGTCGGTCCACATCCGGCCCTCCGGTCCCCACGGGCCGCTGCGCTCGCGGATCGCGGCGAGCACCGCCTCGCCGTCGGCGAGCAGCCGGTCGGCCCGGGCCACCAGGGCCCGGCGCTCGGCCGCACTGGCTCGCGGCATCGCCCGGGCGATCGCGGCGAGGGTGCCGGCGGCGAGCCGGATCCGGCCGCCGAAGTACTCCCCCCAGATCCGGCCGAGCACCTCGATCACCTGGTCGTAGACCGCGATCGCGGCGGCGGCGTCGCCGCGGTCGCCGTGGAACTCGATCTCGGACCCGGAGCTGTAGACCGCGACCCCGCCCTCGTCCTCCCACAGCGCCCGGAGCGAGAGCAGCCGGTCGAGGACGTCCTCGCCGCGCGCGGCGAGGATCGAGAGCCGGGCCGGCTCGATGATCCCGCGGGGGATCGGTGGGCCGCTGAGCCCGTCGACGGCCTCGACCAGCGCGAGCACGTCGTCCCAGTCGCCGAGGAGGTAGCCGATCCGGGTGAGCTGCCAGCGCGACTCGATGCTGAACGGCGCCCAGACCAGGCCGGCCTGCTCGCCCAGCTCCATGGCGGAGCGGAACCAGCGCGCGGACTGCTCCCAGTCGCCCGTGTCCTGGTAGGAGCGGCCGAGCAGCCAGCGGCCGCGGAGCTCGGCCTGGAAGGCGCCCGCGCGGACCGCGCTGTCGACGGCGGAGACCAGCGCGCCGCGCAGGGCGTCCTGCTCGGAGCCCGCGGCGCCCTTGACCCGCAGCCCGCCGAGAGTGGTGACGATGTCGGAGGCGAGCTCGGGCATGGCCAGCCGCTCGGCCAGCGCGAGCGCCTCGGTCGCGACGGCCTCGGCCGCCTCCTGCTCCTCGGGACGGTAGGCGCCGAGGATCCGGGCGTGGTTGGCGAGCACCTTGGCCCGCAGCGGGCTCTCCCCCTCGGGCGCCAGCGCCACCGCCTGCGCAGACACCTCGACCGGGTCCAGCTCGGTCTCGGTCATCGAGAGCACCTCGGCCTGGGCGTTGAGCAGCCGCGCGCGATCGGCGTCGGGGGCGTCGGGCGGGAGCTGGGCGAGCCGGGCGGTGACCAGCTGGCCGGCCCGGACGGCGTTGCCGCCGGTGATCAGCGCGGTGGCGGCCCGCACCACCAGCTTGGCGTGGTCGATGTCGAGCCGGGCGACCCGCTCCGGGTCCTCGAGCAGCTCCAGGGCCTGCTGGTAGTGGTCGGCGGCCTCGTCGGGACCGCCCACGGCCATCGCCTCGTCGCCGGCCTCGATGCTGGCCGTGACCGCGCGGTCGAGGTCGTTGGCGCGCCGGGCGTGGCGGGCCAGCTCGGCGGAGGTGCCGCCGGCGGCGCCGCTGGACAGCGCGGCGACATAGCGGGCGTGCAGCCGCACCCGCTCCCCCGGCAGCAGGTCGTCGTAGATCGCCTCGCCGAGCAGCGCGTGGCGGAAGGAGTAGAGGTGGCCGCCGACCTCGAGCACGTTCATCTCGACGGCCTGGCGGATGCCGGAGTCGAGCCGGTCGACGGGGACGTCGGCGGTCGCGGCGAGCAGGTCGTGGGTGACCCGGCGACCCGCGACGCTGGCGACCCGGACGACGTGACGGGCCTCCTCGGAGAGGCGGTCGAGCCGGACCAGCAGCAGGTCGGCCAGGTCGCCGGGCACGTCGCCGTCGGCGCAGGAGCCGGACGCCACCAGCTCCTCGACGAAGAAGGCGTTGCCCTCGGCCCGGTCCACGATCTGCGCGACCGACCGCTCGTCGAGCCCGGCCGGGGCCAGCTCTCCCACCAGGGCGCGCACCGCCTCCGCCGGCAGCGGGCCCAGTCCGAGCCGGCCGACCTGGGGGAGCCGGGTCCACTCGGCGACCTGGCGGCGCAGCGGGTGGCGGCGGTGCAGGTCGTCGGAGCGGTACGACGCCACGATGGCCACCGGCCGCGCGAAGGCCCGGGTGAAGAGGAAGCCGAGCATGTCGCGGGTGGACTGGTCGGCCCAGTGCAGGTCCTCGACCACGAGCAGCACCGGCGCCTCGGTGGCGGCCGCCTCGAGCAGCGCGTGCACGGCCACGAAGGTGTCGCCGCGGTCGGCGCCGCGGCTGCGCTCGTCGGACGACTCCTCGCCCACCACGCGCGTACGCCGACCGGGCTGGAGCCGGGTCAGGGCCGGGTGAACGGCCGCCACGGCCTCGACCAGCTCGGGGTGGCTCGCGTCGAGCCGGCCGAGCACCTCGCTGAACGGGAGGTAGGGCAGGGCGCTGTCGCCGAAGTCGAGACAGTGCCCGGCCAGCACCTGCCAGCCGCTGTCGAGGGCGTGGTCGCGCAGCGCGCGCAGCAGCCGGGTCTTGCCGACGCCCGCGTCGCCCGACAGCAGCACCGCCCGCCGCGACGTCCCGGCCTCGGCGGCGCTCACGGCGTCGTCGAGGACCGCGATCGCCTCGGCGAGCTCGGTGTCACGCCCGACCATGGTCAGGCTGCTGTGTGCGGCCATGGACACCATCATGGCGTCCGCCTCCGACAGGGCGGTCACGGTGGGCGGCTGCTCAGCGCGAGCGGCGCTCCACGCTGGGGTCGGTCGCGGCGATCCGCCGCAGCCAGGAGGTGCGGCTGCGCCCCGCCCGGCTGGCGGCCATCCCGCGGGCCGCCTGCTGGCGGCGGTACTCGTACTCTGCGGTGAGGTAGTAGTTGCTGCTCATGACGTAGAGACTCGTCCTCTGAGGTAGGCCCCCACATCGGACAACTGCCTTATCCGGGCGACCCGGCTACCTCAGGTTCCGTCGGGGTGCGGCCCTAGGCTGGCGCCGTGGAGTTCTCCGAGGTCGTACGCCGCCGCCGGATGACGCGCGCCTACACCTCGGCCCCCGTCGACCCGGCGGTGGTGGAGCGGGCGCTCGACCACGCCACCCGGGCGCCGAGCGCCGGCTTCTCCCAGGGCTGGGCGTTCGTGGTGCTCGACACCCCCGAGACCGTCCGCGGCTTCTGGGCCGCCCAGGCCGAGACCGAGGCGCCCGACCGCTGGCTGGCCGGGATGATGAGCGCGCCGGTGGTGATCGTGCCGTGCAGCCGGCGGGCCGCCTACCTCGACCGCTACGCGGAGCCCGACAAGCGGCGGGCCGGGCTGGGCGACCACGACGCGGAGCGCTGGGCGATGCCCTACTGGCACCTCGACACCGCGATGGCCTCGCTGCTGCTGCTGCAGTCGGTGACCGACGCGGGCCTCGGCGCCTGCTTCTTCGGCCTGGTCCCGGGCCGGGTCGACGCGGTGAAGCAGGTCCTCGGCCTGGTCGACACCGCCGCCGAGGAGGCGCCCCACCCCATCGGGGCGATCACGGTCGGCCACCCTGCCCCGCCGGCGACGGGCGCGCGAGGCTCGGCGAGCCGGCGGCGCCGCACGCCGTGGCACGAGGTGGCCCACCGCGGCCGCTGGGGCGCCGGCTGGGCGGGGCGGGACGCCTGATGCCGCGCCCCAGTCCCGTGGTGACCCACCTGACGTCGGCCGACCTGCGCCAGCGCGAGCCGGTGCTGCCGCGCATCGCCCACCTGCTGCGGCCCTACCGCGGCAAGATCGCGCTGGTCCTGGTCGCCGTGCTGGCCGCGGCGGCGCTGCAGGCGATGGTGCCCTTCCTGACCCGGGCGGTGTTCGACGACGCGCTCTTCCCGCTCGACGGCGGCGGGCCCCGCCTGCACCTGCTGGCCTGGCTGATCGCGGGCATGTGCGCGATCCCCATCGTGGCGGCGCTGATCGGCATCGTGCAGATGTGGCTGACCTCCACGGTCGGGAACTCCGCGATGGCCGACCTGCGCGGCGACCTCTTCGAACACCTGCAGAAGATGGAGCTGGCGTTCTTCACCGCCACCAAGACCGGCGCGATCCAGTCCCGGCTGGCCAACGACGTGGCCGGCGTACGCACCGTGCTGACCGACACCGCCACCACGATCGTACAGAACTCGGTCACGGTCGCCGCGGCGTTCGTCTCGATGATCGTGCTGTCGTGGCAGCTCACCCTGCTCACGCTGTTCCTGATGCCGCTGTTCGTGGGGCTGCAGTTCCGGGTCGGCCGGGCGCGGCAGCGGCTGGCGCGGCGCACCCAGGAGTCGCTCTCGGAGATGACGGCGATCACCGAGGAGGCGCTGTCGGTGAGCGGGATCCTGCTCGCGAAGGTGTTCAACCGCGCCGAGTCCGAGGTGGAGCGCTACCGCGAGGCCAACCGGCGCCAGACCCGGCTGCAGGTCGAGCAGGCGATGACCGGGCGCACCTTCTTCGCGATGGTGCAGACCTTCTTCGCGATCACCCCCGCGCTCATCTACCTGGTCGCCGGCTGGATCATCACCGGACACGTCCCCGTCGGCGCCGACACCCTCACCGCCGGCACCCTGGTCGCGTTCACCACGCTGCAGAGCCGGCTGCAGATGCCGCTGCTGCAGCTGATGCGGGTCACCCTCGACGTGCAGACCTCGATGGCGCTGTTCCGCCGGATCTTCGAGTACCTCGACCTCGAGCCCGCGATCACCGAGCGGCCCGGCGCGATCGCCCTCGACCCCGACGAGCTGCAGGGCCGGGTCGAGCTGCGCGGCGTCCGGTTCCGCTATCCCGAGCCGCGCTCGCTGTCGGGCACCGTCAACCGCGACCGCTTCGGCGAGACCGGGATCCGGATCGAGGACGACGACGCCGTGGAGCGGCCCACCGGCCCGGGCTGGGCCCTCGACGACGTGTCGCTGGTCGTCGAGCCGGGCCAGCTCGCCGCGATCGTGGGTCCCTCGGGCAGCGGCAAGACCACGGCGACCTATCTCGTCCCGCGGTTCTACGACGTCACCGAGGGAGCGGTCCTCATCGACGGCCACGACGTCCGCGACTTGACCCTCTCCTCGCTCGCCGACGCGGTCGGGATGGTGACCCAGGAGCCCTACCTCTTCCACGGCACCATCCGCGACAACATCGCCTACGCCCGGCCCGGCGCGAGCTCGGAGGAGATCGTGCAGGCGGCGCGCGACGCCAACATCCACGACCGGATCATGAGCTTCC contains:
- a CDS encoding cytochrome P450, which encodes MTMQADTRELTMRRFRRSSVVGGRDLPPVPAEQLPPGPRWPALLQTVALMRFRHQFHPWLHRRYGDAYTVNLIPGNRPLVLFTRPEVTKEIFAADPEVFHAGKGNAILGPIMGEHSLLLQDSTEHHRARKLLMPAFLGHALRGYRGLVAEVASAEVATWHEGEPFRALERMNSLTLEVILRVVFGVTDEDRLARLRPAVNRTVEIHPAILLGWAYPRLQRLGPWRRTVDNQVELDRLMYAEIRERRAADDLGDRSDVLSRLLAASAASAAADEPGSGLDDTELRDQLVTLLLAGHETTASALSWALVEVGRSPDLRARTLRAVDEGDDAWLEAVLKEAMRLHPIIPMVVRTLMAPATVGGWDLPAGTTVGPSIIMSHQQESNFADPGVFRPERFLGEDAPPLNVWIPFGGGVRRCIGAGFSLMEGVEVLREVFRRYDVTAVGTDVPKVRNITSVPRRGARIRVRAR
- a CDS encoding helix-turn-helix transcriptional regulator, producing the protein MAAHSSLTMVGRDTELAEAIAVLDDAVSAAEAGTSRRAVLLSGDAGVGKTRLLRALRDHALDSGWQVLAGHCLDFGDSALPYLPFSEVLGRLDASHPELVEAVAAVHPALTRLQPGRRTRVVGEESSDERSRGADRGDTFVAVHALLEAAATEAPVLLVVEDLHWADQSTRDMLGFLFTRAFARPVAIVASYRSDDLHRRHPLRRQVAEWTRLPQVGRLGLGPLPAEAVRALVGELAPAGLDERSVAQIVDRAEGNAFFVEELVASGSCADGDVPGDLADLLLVRLDRLSEEARHVVRVASVAGRRVTHDLLAATADVPVDRLDSGIRQAVEMNVLEVGGHLYSFRHALLGEAIYDDLLPGERVRLHARYVAALSSGAAGGTSAELARHARRANDLDRAVTASIEAGDEAMAVGGPDEAADHYQQALELLEDPERVARLDIDHAKLVVRAATALITGGNAVRAGQLVTARLAQLPPDAPDADRARLLNAQAEVLSMTETELDPVEVSAQAVALAPEGESPLRAKVLANHARILGAYRPEEQEAAEAVATEALALAERLAMPELASDIVTTLGGLRVKGAAGSEQDALRGALVSAVDSAVRAGAFQAELRGRWLLGRSYQDTGDWEQSARWFRSAMELGEQAGLVWAPFSIESRWQLTRIGYLLGDWDDVLALVEAVDGLSGPPIPRGIIEPARLSILAARGEDVLDRLLSLRALWEDEGGVAVYSSGSEIEFHGDRGDAAAAIAVYDQVIEVLGRIWGEYFGGRIRLAAGTLAAIARAMPRASAAERRALVARADRLLADGEAVLAAIRERSGPWGPEGRMWTDRLIAEHHRVHWLAGGDDARRDELLGAWEAALDSAVKVGNLPELLRVRAAYAQILRLAGDTARARDEADQARALADRLRAPVLVADLAAEPGTTRATAPAGHSGGAALTARELEILALVAEGRSNGEIGKQLFISTKTVSVHVSNILGKLGAAGRTEAAAIARRDGLLR
- a CDS encoding nitroreductase family protein, yielding MEFSEVVRRRRMTRAYTSAPVDPAVVERALDHATRAPSAGFSQGWAFVVLDTPETVRGFWAAQAETEAPDRWLAGMMSAPVVIVPCSRRAAYLDRYAEPDKRRAGLGDHDAERWAMPYWHLDTAMASLLLLQSVTDAGLGACFFGLVPGRVDAVKQVLGLVDTAAEEAPHPIGAITVGHPAPPATGARGSASRRRRTPWHEVAHRGRWGAGWAGRDA
- a CDS encoding ABC transporter ATP-binding protein; translated protein: MTHLTSADLRQREPVLPRIAHLLRPYRGKIALVLVAVLAAAALQAMVPFLTRAVFDDALFPLDGGGPRLHLLAWLIAGMCAIPIVAALIGIVQMWLTSTVGNSAMADLRGDLFEHLQKMELAFFTATKTGAIQSRLANDVAGVRTVLTDTATTIVQNSVTVAAAFVSMIVLSWQLTLLTLFLMPLFVGLQFRVGRARQRLARRTQESLSEMTAITEEALSVSGILLAKVFNRAESEVERYREANRRQTRLQVEQAMTGRTFFAMVQTFFAITPALIYLVAGWIITGHVPVGADTLTAGTLVAFTTLQSRLQMPLLQLMRVTLDVQTSMALFRRIFEYLDLEPAITERPGAIALDPDELQGRVELRGVRFRYPEPRSLSGTVNRDRFGETGIRIEDDDAVERPTGPGWALDDVSLVVEPGQLAAIVGPSGSGKTTATYLVPRFYDVTEGAVLIDGHDVRDLTLSSLADAVGMVTQEPYLFHGTIRDNIAYARPGASSEEIVQAARDANIHDRIMSFPEGYETITGERGYRLSGGEKQRLAIARVLLKDPRILILDEATSALDNETERLVQEALERATRSRTTIAIAHRLSTIRSADVIFGLEDGHLVEQGSHDELMLAGGLYKRLYDEQFSRAPAGTPWCDPRRADVPL